One Octopus sinensis linkage group LG11, ASM634580v1, whole genome shotgun sequence genomic window carries:
- the LOC115217270 gene encoding protein ATP6V1FNB-like: MARTNFANIKFWEDSIAKEQTLRLTWHRKRRENELTGVKETEKGRASDILRKKLMFATGDPKLEQKPAEAVAKPPEEHLVEETPELDTKQFELMLPIDKATKDLLYDGVSRDGKGRANYLKQRYVENPEDKFIFPPTSAMEYGWNIAELSKSFNINKSLHGHRCILRDTFYRKNGIPMIPD, encoded by the coding sequence ATGGCTCGAACAAATTTTGCAAATATCAAATTCTGGGAAGACAGTATTGCAAAGGAACAAACTTTACGTCTCACTTGGCATCGAAAAAGACGAGAGAATGAACTGACGGGagtgaaagaaactgaaaaaggccGAGCAAGTGATATCCTTCGCAAAAAACTTATGTTCGCTACTGGTGATCCGAAGTTAGAACAGAAGCCAGCAGAGGCAGTTGCCAAACCACCTGAAGAACATTTGGTTGAAGAAACACCGGAATTGGACACGAAACAATTTGAACTAATGTTACCAATTGATAAAGCAACAAAAGATTTATTGTATGACGGAGTGTCGAGAGACGGTAAAGGGCGTGCAAACTATCTGAAGCAAAGGTATGTTGAAAATCCAGAGGACAAATTTATTTTTCCTCCAACGTCAGCTATGGAATATGGTTGGAACATTGCAGAACTCTCCAAAAGTTTTAACATCAACAAATCATTACATGGACACAGGTGTATATTAAGGGATACCTTTTATCGGAAGAATGGCATTCCGATGATTCCTGACTAA